From Solanum lycopersicum chromosome 8, SLM_r2.1, the proteins below share one genomic window:
- the LOC101260660 gene encoding GATA transcription factor 26-like — protein MGKEGPCYHCGVTSTPLWRNGPPEKPILCNACGSRWRTKGTLANYTPLHARAEPCDFEEHRVSRFKNISMKNKEAKILKRKQSHHDAEVGTPDYSLGFRKVLDEDTSNRSSSGSAISNSESCAQFGSAEASDLTGPAQSNIWDSTVPSRKRTCFNRPKPSSVEKLTKDLYTILHEQQSSYLSASSEEELLFESDKPMVSVEIGHGSVLMRYPSTIGREEESEASSLSVDNKHRSVSDAYSRLTTPPVNISKGVNSPNMGTERIKKPTGPAIEQDQIKRNKDHLEKLQILGHHNSPLRYLDLKDVLNYEEFTTHLSSDEQQQLLKYLPPVDSFAPPDSLRSVFESSQFEENLCSFQKLLAEGVFDNSFPGVTLEDCRNLKRFILCYLTKSKWVQQYNLLKDTKCKNSSSGSEVAGEPNAVGTCHSANVKKPREGQYPKCSGAKTTMKSPKRVVMKSIYEQKELVDNDGSCFSPRSSFALPSENSSLVLDSLRSANENSHQDLLLDVPSNSYCPQAELLLPTSSFTTQASTSSSSMYPPHFIRP, from the exons ATGGGAAAGGAAGGACCTTGCTATCACTGTGGTGTTACAA GTACTCCACTTTGGCGTAATGGACCTCCAGAAAAGCCAATACTGTGCAACGCATGTGGATCTCGGTGGAGAACAAAAGGGACTTTGGCGAACTATACTCCTCTGCATGCAAGAGCAGAACCTTGTGACTTTGAGGAACACAGGGTTTCACGGTTCAAAAACATTTCAATGAAGAACAAAGAGGCAAAGATTTTGAAACGAAAGCAAAGTCATCATGATGCTGAAGTTGGAACTCCTGATTATAGTCTAGGTTTCCGTAAGGTCTTAGATGAAGATACTAGCAATAGATCAAGTTCTGGCTCTGCTATCTCAAACTCTGAGAGCTGTGCACAGTTTGGTAGTGCTGAAGCTAGTGATTTGACAG GTCCAGCGCAATCCAATATATGGGATTCAACGGTGCCTTCAAGGAAGAGAACCTGTTTCAATCGTCCAAAGCCATCTTCAGTAGAAAAGCTCACTAAAGACCTATATACCATTTTACATGAACAACAAAGTTCATACTTGTCTGCATCCTCTGAGGAGGAGTTGCTTTTTGAGAGTGACAAGCCTATGGTTTCTGTTGAAATAGGACATGGAAGTGTACTAATGCGGTATCCTAGTACAATAGGTAGAGAAGAAGAATCGGAAGCCAGCTCTCTTTCCGTTGACAACAAGCACCGTTCTGTCAGTGATGCTTATTCACGATTGACTACCCCTCCTGTAAATATTAGTAAGGGTGTCAATTCACCAAATATGGGTACGGAGAGAATCAAGAAACCTACTGGTCCAGCTATAGAACAAGACCAGATTAAAAG AAACAAGGATCACCTTGAGAAACTACAAATTCTTGGACATCATAATTCACCCCTTCGCTATTTAGACCTGAAG GATGTACTTAATTATGAAGAATTCACGACTCATTTGTCAAGTGATGAACAACAGCAACTACTGAAGTACTTACCACCTGTTGATTCTTTTGCGCCTCCAGATAG tCTTAGAAGCGTGTTCGAGAGCTCTCAATTCGAGGAGAACCTCTGTTCCTTCCAGAAACTTCTTGCAGAAGGTGTTTTTGATAACTCTTTTCCAGGAGTGACATTAGAAGATTGTAGAAACTTGAAGAGATTTATATTATGCTATTTAACAAAGTCAAAGTGGGTGCAACAAtataatttactcaag GACACAAAATGTAAGAATAGTAGCAGCGGTTCTGAAGTTGCCGGAGAGCCAAATGCTGTTGGTACATGTCATTCAGCTAATGTGAAGAAACCACGGGAGGGGCAATATCCGAAGTGTTCAG GTGCAAAGACGACAATGAAGAGCCCCAAAAGGGTGGTGATGAAAAGCATCTATGAGCAGAAGGAACTAGTAGACAACGATGGCTCTTGCTTCAGTCCAAGAAGCTCGTTTGCCTTGCCTTCTGAGAATAGTTCTCTCGTTCTGGATTCTCTCCGTTCTGCAAATGAGAACTCCCATCAGGACTTGCTGCTGGACGTGCCATCCAATAGCTATTGTCCTCAGGCGGAACTACTCTTACCTACATCAAGTTTTACTACTCAAGCAAGTACCAGTAGTAGCTCAATGTACCCTCCACATTTCATCCGTCCCTAA